One Calliopsis andreniformis isolate RMS-2024a chromosome 9, iyCalAndr_principal, whole genome shotgun sequence genomic window carries:
- the LOC143183922 gene encoding uncharacterized protein LOC143183922: MNPLIACMIVGMAGFALAEPPSSGYSYSRPSGGGGLSLGGGGGGGYTSVSTGYQTNEGASVDGALLEQIRQILLKEELQAQQSGGFGGGGYAPSSSYGVPSSQYGVPSSSYGVPSYQTRVVGIDLEGIRQAIQVAQFNQISQGPGGYPSGPSGSYGAPSRAPSSSYGAPY; encoded by the exons ATGAACCCTCTGATCGCG TGCATGATAGTCGGCATGGCAGGGTTCGCCCTAGCCGAACCACCTTCCTCTGGCTACAGCTACAGCAGGCCAAGTGGCGGTGGCGGTTTATCGTTAGGtggtggcggtggtggtggaTACACTTCCGTGTCTACCGGTTATCAAACTAACGAGGGTGCATCCGTCGATGGAGCTTTGCTGGAACAAATTCGGCAGATCCTATTGAAGGAAGAATTGCAAGCTCAACAGTCCGGTGGATTTGGTGGTGGTGGATACGCGCCTAGCAGCAGCTACGGTGTTCCATCTTCTCAATACGGTGTGCCAAGCTCGAGTTACGGTGTACCAAGCTACCAAACCCGAGTAGTAGGCATCGATCTCGAAGGAATCAGGCAGGCCATTCAGGTGGCGCAGTTCAATCAAATCAGTCAAGGTCCTGGTGGTTATCCGAGCGGACCAAGTGGAAGCTATGGAGCACCCAGCAGAGCACCCAGCAGTAGCTACGGTGCACCGTACTAA
- the LOC143183924 gene encoding immediate early response 3-interacting protein 1 has product MNDSHIDVTHNMAFTLWTLFEATLLCLNAVCVLNEERFLAKVGWATWQNVQGFGEPPTMKSQILNLVRSIRTVARVPLIFLNILIILVKLVLG; this is encoded by the exons ATGAATGACAGTCATATCGATGTTACCCACAACATGGCGTTCACATTGTGGACTCTTTTTGAGGCAACATTATTATGTTTGAATGCCGTTTGTGTTTTGAACGAGGAGAGATTTCTTGCCAAAG TTGGATGGGCAACGTGGCAAAATGTTCAAGGCTTTGGCGAACCTCCTACAATGAAATCTCAAATTTTGAACCTGGTTAGGTCTATAAGAACAGTAGCACGAG TTCCACTAATATTCTTGAATATATTAATTATTCTCGTGAAACTGGTGCTTGGCTAA
- the LOC143183921 gene encoding venom allergen 3-like encodes MNILLYFAVLATFLAVSCSAINCNNNRCTSQGQQQTLCLYPNPNPAAVCGQVFSVGLTNEEKNTIVNLHNQLRQRVASGKETRGNPGPQPPAANMQTLTWDDELAKVAQRWANQCTFGHDKCRDVERYKVGQNVGIRMTSGTQDTKVSDIIMMWYNEVEDFNRNIVNKYRFQSNVGHYTQIVWANTNKIGCGKIVYASNWNNYYLVCDYGPAGNVLGLPIYEIKQ; translated from the exons atgaatattttactgtattttgctGTGCTTGCAACGTTTCTGGCTGTGTCGTGCAGTGCTATCAATTGTAATAACAACAGATGTACAAGCCAAGGCCAACAACAAACTTTGTGTTTATACCCA AATCCGAATCCAGCAGCGGTTTGCGGTCAAGTTTTCTCTGTAGGTTTGACTAATGAGGAAAAGAATACTATTGTCAATTTACACAACCAACTCAGGCAACGCGTAGCCAGTGGAAAAGAAACAAGGGGAAATCCAGGTCCCCAGCCTCCAGCGGCGAATATGCAAACTTTG ACATGGGACGATGAGCTAGCCAAAGTGGCTCAACGATGGGCCAATCAATGTACTTTTGGTCACGATAAGTGTAGAGACGTCG AAAGATATAAAGTTGGTCAAAATGTTGGTATAAGGATGACTAGTGGAACCCAGGATACCAAAGTATCAGACATAATCATGATGTGGTATAATGAAGTAGAAGATTTTAACAGAAACATAGTGAACAAATATAG GTTTCAATCTAATGTCGGTCACTACACTCAGATAGTTTGGGCAAATACAAACAAAATTGGCTGTGGTAAGATTGTATACGCAAGTAATTGGAATAATTACTACTTGGTGTGTGACTATGGTCCAGCTGGTAATGTGCTAGGTCTACCAATATATGAAATCAAACAATGA